Proteins from a genomic interval of Aquabacterium sp. J223:
- a CDS encoding Bug family tripartite tricarboxylate transporter substrate binding protein, whose translation MLRRLFPAAALVAALLAVNGAAAQGTTAYPVKPVRWIVPFQAGGTTDVIARIVGQKLSEMWGQPVVIDNRPGANAVIGTQAGAKAPADGYTLTFAYNGNMAINPNIIRKLPYDVMKDFAHVGVMVASPFVVVVNPKLPASTLNELIALAKSAPGTINVAVGGAAGQLSSELFKSMAGIDMLNVNYKGNAPAMNAVLSGEASVMFETVNASMPYLKSGKLRALAVTSAHRSAAFPELPIVAEVVPGYDVNLWFGVSVPTGTPKEIVDKLSADIARAVRMPDLREKFAALGLDVIDGTPERTTAMIKAEVETWGRVVRDAKIPVE comes from the coding sequence ATGCTAAGACGCTTGTTCCCCGCCGCCGCGCTGGTGGCCGCCCTGCTGGCCGTGAACGGCGCGGCCGCCCAAGGCACGACCGCCTACCCGGTGAAGCCGGTGCGCTGGATCGTGCCGTTCCAGGCCGGGGGCACGACCGACGTCATTGCGCGCATCGTCGGCCAGAAGCTGTCAGAGATGTGGGGCCAGCCGGTGGTCATCGACAACCGGCCGGGGGCCAACGCCGTGATCGGCACCCAGGCCGGTGCCAAGGCGCCCGCCGACGGCTACACGCTGACGTTCGCCTACAACGGCAACATGGCGATCAACCCGAACATCATCCGCAAGCTGCCCTACGACGTGATGAAGGACTTCGCCCACGTCGGCGTGATGGTGGCCTCGCCCTTCGTGGTGGTGGTCAATCCGAAGCTGCCGGCGAGCACGCTGAATGAGCTGATCGCGCTGGCCAAGAGCGCGCCCGGCACCATCAACGTGGCGGTGGGCGGTGCGGCCGGGCAGCTGTCGAGCGAGCTCTTCAAGTCGATGGCCGGCATCGACATGCTCAACGTCAACTACAAGGGCAACGCGCCCGCCATGAACGCGGTGCTGTCGGGCGAGGCGAGCGTCATGTTCGAGACGGTGAACGCCTCCATGCCGTACCTCAAGTCCGGCAAGCTGCGCGCGCTCGCGGTCACCAGCGCGCACCGCTCGGCCGCCTTTCCCGAACTGCCCATCGTGGCCGAGGTGGTGCCAGGCTACGACGTGAACCTGTGGTTCGGCGTCTCGGTGCCGACCGGCACGCCGAAGGAGATCGTCGACAAGCTGAGCGCCGACATCGCGCGGGCGGTCCGCATGCCGGACCTGCGCGAGAAGTTCGCGGCCCTGGGTCTCGATGTCATCGACGGCACGCCTGAGCGGACCACCGCGATGATCAAGGCCGAGGTCGAGACCTGGGGCCGCGTCGTGCGCGACGCCAAGATCCCGGTCGAATAA
- a CDS encoding CaiB/BaiF CoA transferase family protein — protein MKEHASPAAAAGALSGLRVIDLGRVLAGPLCAQMLGDHGAEVIKIEPPAGDDLRFFGPPFDELGDAAYFGAANRGKRSLSVDLSRPEGRDALHRLLERTDVLVENYVPGTLERWGLGYEALSQRHPRLILCSVNGFGADGPLGGLPGYDAVLQAICGLMSVNGEASTGPMRIGAPVVDLLTAHVALSGVLMALHVRERTGRGQHVEAALFDAALTLLVPYAANWLVSGRTPGLQGSAHANVSPYDKFEAGGGPLFLAIVNEGQFRRFCETVDRGDLLADPRFATNPLRVQHREALRAEIAATLARMPLDALCEQLMRNGVPAGPVNTVPQAFEQPHATHRQMLVERDGLRGIGLPIKLSATPGQPGGRAPRFGEHGREVLREAGFDDAQIDALRAAGGLHERMKR, from the coding sequence GCGCCGAGGTGATCAAGATCGAACCGCCCGCCGGCGACGACCTGCGCTTCTTCGGACCGCCCTTCGACGAGCTCGGCGACGCGGCCTACTTCGGCGCAGCCAACCGCGGCAAGCGTTCGCTCAGCGTGGACCTCTCGCGACCCGAAGGACGCGACGCGCTGCACCGGCTGCTGGAGCGCACCGACGTGCTGGTGGAGAACTACGTGCCCGGCACCCTGGAGCGCTGGGGCCTGGGCTACGAGGCGCTGTCGCAGCGCCATCCGCGTCTCATCCTGTGCAGCGTGAACGGGTTCGGCGCCGACGGACCGCTGGGCGGCCTGCCGGGCTACGACGCGGTGCTGCAGGCGATCTGCGGGTTGATGAGCGTCAACGGTGAAGCGTCCACCGGTCCGATGCGCATCGGCGCGCCCGTGGTGGACCTGCTCACCGCGCACGTCGCTTTGAGCGGCGTGCTGATGGCGCTGCACGTGCGCGAGCGCACCGGCCGCGGCCAGCACGTCGAGGCGGCGCTGTTCGACGCCGCGCTGACGCTGCTGGTCCCGTATGCCGCCAACTGGCTGGTCTCGGGCCGCACGCCCGGCCTGCAGGGCAGCGCGCATGCCAACGTCTCGCCCTACGACAAGTTCGAGGCCGGCGGCGGCCCGCTGTTCCTCGCCATCGTCAACGAAGGTCAGTTCCGGCGCTTCTGCGAGACGGTGGACCGTGGCGACCTGCTGGCCGACCCGCGCTTCGCAACCAACCCGTTGCGGGTGCAGCACCGCGAGGCGCTGCGCGCGGAGATCGCGGCCACGCTCGCCCGCATGCCGCTCGATGCGCTGTGCGAGCAGCTGATGCGCAACGGCGTGCCGGCCGGGCCGGTCAACACCGTACCGCAGGCCTTCGAGCAGCCCCACGCCACGCACCGGCAGATGCTGGTGGAGCGCGACGGCCTGCGCGGCATCGGGCTGCCGATCAAGCTGTCGGCGACGCCGGGGCAGCCCGGTGGCCGGGCGCCACGCTTCGGGGAGCACGGGCGCGAGGTGCTGCGGGAAGCCGGCTTCGACGACGCGCAGATCGATGCCCTGCGGGCGGCAGGCGGGCTGCACGAGCGCATGAAGCGCTGA
- a CDS encoding ketopantoate reductase family protein: MRIAVVGAGAIGGYLAAKLALAGHDTSLLARGAQLEAIRRDGLTLVDHDGGAQHVRGLRASDRLADLGPQDLVLLALKAHQIATVAPGLAALGADTPVVAMQNGIPWWYFQRCGGPHEGHVLQSADPGGLIAAHLPPERVIGCVAFKAAEVLRPGVVRHTVTANDKFPLGELDGRSTARVLAASQALQEAGVAAPVVPDIRAEKWFKLLGNLAWNPICALTQATVSEVGAIPEGRELCLAMMREGIAVAASLGVTVRGSPETRMKRADEVGAVRPSMLQDTQAGRPLEVDALVGAVVELARLTRTPVPVTEAVHACARLLSSVIEQRGVRIAPQPLG; the protein is encoded by the coding sequence ATGAGGATCGCCGTCGTCGGGGCCGGCGCGATCGGCGGCTACCTGGCGGCCAAGCTCGCCCTCGCCGGGCACGACACCTCGCTGCTGGCGCGCGGCGCCCAGCTGGAGGCAATCCGGCGAGACGGCCTGACGCTGGTCGACCACGACGGCGGCGCGCAGCACGTGCGCGGCCTGCGGGCGAGCGACCGCCTCGCCGATCTGGGGCCGCAGGATCTGGTGCTGCTGGCACTGAAGGCGCACCAGATCGCCACGGTGGCGCCCGGTCTGGCCGCCTTGGGCGCTGATACGCCGGTCGTCGCGATGCAGAACGGCATCCCGTGGTGGTACTTCCAGCGCTGCGGCGGGCCGCATGAAGGCCACGTGCTGCAGTCGGCCGATCCTGGCGGCCTGATCGCGGCCCACCTGCCACCGGAGCGGGTGATCGGCTGCGTCGCCTTCAAGGCTGCCGAGGTGCTGCGGCCGGGCGTGGTCCGCCACACGGTGACGGCCAACGACAAGTTCCCGCTGGGCGAGCTCGACGGCCGTTCTACGGCGCGCGTGCTCGCCGCGTCGCAGGCGCTGCAGGAGGCCGGCGTCGCCGCGCCGGTGGTGCCCGACATTCGCGCCGAGAAGTGGTTCAAGCTGCTGGGCAACCTGGCCTGGAACCCGATCTGCGCGCTGACGCAGGCGACGGTGAGCGAGGTCGGCGCGATCCCCGAAGGGCGCGAGCTGTGCCTGGCGATGATGCGCGAAGGCATCGCGGTCGCGGCGAGCCTGGGCGTGACGGTGCGCGGCAGCCCGGAGACCCGGATGAAGCGCGCGGACGAGGTGGGCGCGGTGCGCCCGTCGATGCTGCAGGACACGCAGGCCGGCCGGCCGCTCGAGGTCGACGCACTGGTCGGCGCCGTCGTCGAGCTCGCGCGGCTGACCCGCACGCCGGTGCCGGTCACCGAGGCGGTCCACGCCTGCGCCCGCTTGCTGAGCTCGGTGATCGAGCAACGCGGCGTTCGCATCGCGCCGCAGCCGCTGGGCTGA
- a CDS encoding TetR/AcrR family transcriptional regulator: MATKTPSPPALNEGESATRERILLEAARLFRHHGYTATTLREIADAANIKAGSIYYHFASKEEILGDVLDKGIQAVSDAVRERIEALPPNASFRDRIAAGIEGHLWGLLHHGDFTSANIRIYGQIPASAKNRHRVVRRAYADLWDRLFEGAMASGELRSDSSTAVIRLFVIGALNWTVEWYNPQRGSFQDFSRQLTEIVFDGVLARKTA; this comes from the coding sequence ATGGCCACCAAGACCCCCTCTCCTCCCGCGCTCAACGAAGGTGAATCGGCCACTCGCGAGCGGATCCTGCTGGAGGCCGCGCGGCTGTTCCGCCATCACGGCTACACCGCGACCACGCTGCGCGAGATCGCGGATGCGGCGAACATCAAGGCGGGAAGCATCTACTACCACTTCGCCTCGAAGGAGGAGATCCTCGGCGACGTGCTCGACAAGGGCATCCAGGCGGTGTCGGATGCGGTGCGCGAGCGCATCGAGGCCCTGCCCCCGAATGCCAGCTTCCGCGACCGCATCGCGGCGGGCATCGAGGGCCACCTGTGGGGGCTGCTGCATCATGGCGACTTCACCTCGGCCAACATCCGCATCTACGGCCAGATCCCGGCCAGCGCGAAGAACCGCCATCGCGTCGTGCGGCGTGCCTACGCCGACCTCTGGGACCGGCTGTTCGAGGGCGCGATGGCGAGCGGCGAGCTGCGCAGCGACAGCAGCACGGCGGTGATCCGCCTGTTCGTCATCGGCGCGCTGAACTGGACGGTCGAGTGGTACAACCCGCAGCGCGGTTCGTTCCAAGACTTCTCCCGCCAGCTTACCGAAATCGTCTTCGACGGCGTGCTGGCGCGCAAGACGGCCTAG
- a CDS encoding cupin domain-containing protein — MQTSRRQPDGPAARARFVNRDGYYVQGQPPYAARAFVEERDAALAPYAPTGFVLLDNRQALGTEWPATTPLMLARYARVRRGEWLRGSFRASGEIYHVLAGSGTSRNGPCQVDWRAGDVFCFDGGEETVHLAGHEDALLWSVTDEPLLSFLGLAPARAFARAAAPLHFGAGPIAEALAAAQHKEDAKGDASNGNAAFIFSSEDGTARRCLPLPSLMLALNSLAPGKAQRPHRHNAAALTLVLDGERCHSVIDGVRHEWEPHTAIITPAGQMHTHCNEGERLARVLIAQDSGMHYYLRSSGFSYD, encoded by the coding sequence ATGCAGACATCCCGGCGCCAACCCGACGGCCCTGCGGCCCGAGCCCGCTTTGTCAACCGGGACGGCTACTACGTGCAAGGGCAGCCCCCGTATGCCGCGCGCGCCTTCGTCGAGGAACGCGATGCGGCCTTGGCCCCCTACGCGCCGACCGGCTTCGTCCTGCTCGACAACCGCCAAGCACTCGGTACGGAATGGCCGGCGACCACGCCCTTGATGCTCGCGCGCTATGCGCGCGTGCGGCGCGGCGAGTGGCTGCGCGGCAGCTTTCGCGCGAGCGGCGAGATCTACCACGTGCTCGCCGGGAGCGGCACCAGCCGCAACGGCCCGTGCCAGGTCGATTGGCGCGCGGGTGACGTCTTCTGCTTCGACGGCGGCGAGGAGACGGTGCATTTGGCAGGCCACGAGGACGCCCTCCTGTGGTCGGTCACCGACGAGCCCCTGCTGTCCTTCCTCGGCCTCGCGCCCGCCCGGGCCTTCGCGCGCGCGGCCGCGCCGCTGCATTTCGGCGCCGGGCCGATCGCCGAGGCGCTGGCGGCGGCCCAGCACAAGGAGGACGCGAAGGGCGACGCGAGCAACGGGAACGCGGCATTCATCTTCTCGAGCGAGGACGGCACCGCGCGGCGCTGCCTCCCGCTGCCCTCGCTGATGCTGGCGCTCAACTCCCTCGCGCCCGGCAAGGCGCAGCGTCCGCACCGCCACAACGCGGCGGCACTGACCCTGGTGCTGGACGGCGAGCGCTGCCACAGCGTCATCGACGGCGTGCGCCACGAGTGGGAGCCGCACACCGCCATCATCACGCCGGCGGGACAGATGCACACGCACTGCAACGAGGGCGAGCGGCTGGCGCGGGTCCTGATCGCCCAGGACTCTGGCATGCACTACTACCTGCGCAGCAGCGGCTTCAGCTACGACTGA
- a CDS encoding TauD/TfdA family dioxygenase: MSIKVRPLSYALGAAVTGVDLTKPLDAATRAEIQQAWLAHSVIVFPDQELLPERQIAFGKLFGELDDHKAVPFYRHPEHDEIYLITNRKIGGKESQTKDTGRLWHSDHSFTTHPTTATMLYCCEIPPVGGNTMFANMYLAYETLSPGLRKVLDKLEAVHSLEHYTSSNPFFRQRDPDQIAKMHKLSPPVAQPVVRTHPETGRKALYISEGQTSHFVGMSREESRGLLQYLFDHSVKPEFTYRHAWSVNDLLMWDNRCTMHLALADYSHEHPRHMHRLTVLGAPCGRLLNAEELAAA, translated from the coding sequence ATGTCTATCAAAGTGCGCCCCCTGTCATACGCGCTAGGAGCCGCCGTCACCGGCGTGGACCTGACGAAGCCGCTGGACGCGGCGACCCGGGCCGAGATCCAGCAAGCCTGGCTCGCGCATTCGGTGATCGTCTTCCCGGACCAGGAACTCTTGCCCGAGCGGCAGATCGCCTTCGGAAAGCTGTTCGGCGAGCTCGACGACCACAAGGCGGTGCCGTTCTACCGCCACCCCGAGCACGATGAGATCTACCTGATCACGAACCGCAAGATCGGTGGCAAGGAGTCGCAGACGAAGGACACCGGGCGCCTGTGGCATTCGGACCATTCGTTCACGACGCACCCGACCACCGCGACGATGCTCTATTGCTGCGAGATCCCCCCGGTCGGCGGCAACACCATGTTCGCGAACATGTACCTCGCCTACGAGACGCTCTCTCCGGGTCTGAGGAAGGTGCTCGACAAGCTCGAGGCGGTGCACAGCCTGGAGCACTACACCTCCAGCAACCCGTTCTTCAGGCAGCGTGATCCCGATCAGATCGCGAAGATGCACAAGCTGTCACCGCCGGTGGCCCAGCCGGTGGTGCGCACCCACCCGGAAACCGGGCGCAAGGCGCTGTACATCAGTGAGGGGCAGACCTCTCATTTCGTCGGCATGTCGCGCGAGGAGAGCCGCGGCCTGCTGCAGTACCTGTTCGACCATTCGGTGAAGCCTGAATTCACCTACCGCCACGCCTGGTCGGTCAACGACCTGCTGATGTGGGACAACCGGTGCACCATGCACCTGGCGCTCGCCGACTACAGCCACGAGCACCCGCGCCACATGCACCGCCTGACGGTGCTGGGCGCGCCATGCGGCCGGCTGCTCAACGCCGAGGAACTGGCGGCGGCCTGA
- a CDS encoding class II aldolase/adducin family protein: MNAPETSALIHSAPPRGISDAEWRARCDLAALYRVAAMQGWGDLLATHISARVPDQRDHFLINPYGLLFEEITASNLVKVDEHGNIRSETEHIINPAGFVIHSCIHVARQDVDCVMHLHTRDGNAVATQKRGLLPITQHALIIYSQIAYHDFEGPALDPDEQQRLVADLGERNIMILRNHGTLTAGRTVGEAFVLMYRIERACRMQIAAQSGGEELNPLPQEVIDKSIACGREIFSRAGFGGEGQREWEAMLRKLARDGSDHAR, translated from the coding sequence ATGAACGCACCCGAAACCAGCGCCCTGATCCACAGCGCGCCCCCCAGAGGCATATCGGACGCCGAGTGGCGCGCGCGCTGCGACCTCGCCGCGCTGTACCGCGTGGCGGCCATGCAAGGCTGGGGCGACCTGCTGGCCACGCACATCTCGGCCCGAGTGCCGGACCAGCGCGACCATTTCCTGATCAATCCCTACGGCCTGCTGTTCGAGGAGATCACGGCGTCCAATCTCGTCAAGGTGGACGAGCACGGCAACATCCGCAGCGAGACCGAGCACATCATCAACCCGGCCGGTTTCGTGATCCACAGCTGCATCCACGTGGCGCGCCAGGACGTCGACTGCGTGATGCACCTGCACACCCGCGACGGCAACGCGGTGGCGACGCAGAAGCGCGGGCTGCTGCCGATCACACAGCATGCGCTCATCATCTACAGCCAGATCGCCTACCACGACTTCGAGGGCCCGGCGCTGGACCCGGACGAACAGCAGCGGCTGGTGGCCGACCTGGGCGAACGCAACATCATGATCCTGCGCAACCACGGCACGCTGACCGCCGGCCGCACGGTCGGCGAGGCCTTCGTGCTGATGTATCGCATCGAGCGCGCCTGCCGCATGCAGATCGCCGCGCAGTCGGGCGGCGAGGAGCTCAATCCGCTGCCGCAGGAGGTGATCGACAAGAGCATCGCTTGCGGCCGCGAGATCTTCTCGCGCGCCGGTTTCGGCGGCGAGGGCCAGCGCGAATGGGAGGCGATGCTGCGCAAGCTGGCGCGCGACGGCAGCGACCACGCCCGATGA